A stretch of Astyanax mexicanus isolate ESR-SI-001 chromosome 21, AstMex3_surface, whole genome shotgun sequence DNA encodes these proteins:
- the wbp1lb gene encoding WW domain binding protein 1-like b isoform X1, whose protein sequence is MGLFLYVAGPVSPTEASVVDEVQRCEGVNNQSYVCESGHCCGEAQCCSYYYELWWFWLVWAIIFILSCCCVCHHRRTKHRLQQQQRQHEINLIAYREAHNLTSPPFYFRFLPNYLLPEYEEVMNRPATPPPPYTALNGGPTACTNTDQQEENCPSRQATPAPPLSETLCSRTNIEEFDSSTVGPYHLKDDSKVQTLEDTTCVEKQDVGRKVQLREAEETEQSAAGRHRRFTGDSGIEVCVCGKGLENQELKELEGLLTEEGQDSVVEVCEGCGLRSYEDEEQGAEHGASPLSQPHPVCLYLHTINEQDGALQGDTEFQS, encoded by the exons ATGGGCTTGTTTCTGTACGTAGCTGGACCTGTCAGCCCCACAGAGGCGAGCGTGGTGGACGAG GTGCAGCGTTGTGAGGGAgtgaataaccaaagctacgtgTGCGAGTCGGGTCACTGCTGTGGAGAGGCCCAGTGCTGCAGTTACTACTATGAACTGTGGT GGTTCTGGCTAGTATGGGCCATCATCTTCATCTTaagctgctgctgtgtgtgtcaCCACCGTCGCACCAAGCAcagactgcagcagcagcagcggcaacATGAGATCAACCTCATCGCCTACAGAGAGGCTCACAATCTTACCTCCCCTCCATTCTACTTCA GATTTCTACCAAACTACCTTCTCCCAGAGTATGAAGAGGTGATGAATCGCCCTGCTACCCCACCTCCCCCTTATACTGCCTTAAATGGTGGACCCACAGCCTGCACCAACACCGACCAGCAGGAGGAGAACTGCCCGTCCAGACAGGCCACTCCAGCACCTCCCTTATCAGAAACACTGTGCTCTAGAACCAACATTGAAGAGTTCGACAGTTCCACAGTGGGACCGTACCACCTTAAAGATGACAGTAAGGTCCAGACCTTGGAGGACACAACCTGCGTAGAGAAGCAGGACGTAGGCAGGAAAGTTCAGCTGAGGGAGGCTGAGGAAACGGAGCAGAGTGCTGCTGGGAGGCACCGTCGCTTCACTGGGGACTCAGGAAttgaggtgtgtgtatgtgggaaGGGCCTGGAGAACCAGGAGCTGAAGGAACTGGAAGGCCTGTTGACTGAGGAAGGCCAAGACAGTGTGGTGGAAGTCTGTGAGGGTTGTGGCCTCCGTTCATACGAGGACGAGGAGCAGGGGGCAGAGCATGGTGCCTCGCCTCTCTCACAGCCACACCCAGTTTGTCTGTATTTGCATACCATTAATGAACAGGATGGGGCTCTTCAAGGGGATACAGAGTTTCAAAGCTGA
- the wbp1lb gene encoding WW domain binding protein 1-like b isoform X2, whose amino-acid sequence MFLLQVPERTVQRCEGVNNQSYVCESGHCCGEAQCCSYYYELWWFWLVWAIIFILSCCCVCHHRRTKHRLQQQQRQHEINLIAYREAHNLTSPPFYFRFLPNYLLPEYEEVMNRPATPPPPYTALNGGPTACTNTDQQEENCPSRQATPAPPLSETLCSRTNIEEFDSSTVGPYHLKDDSKVQTLEDTTCVEKQDVGRKVQLREAEETEQSAAGRHRRFTGDSGIEVCVCGKGLENQELKELEGLLTEEGQDSVVEVCEGCGLRSYEDEEQGAEHGASPLSQPHPVCLYLHTINEQDGALQGDTEFQS is encoded by the exons ATGTTTCTGCTGCAGGTGCCAGAGAGAACG GTGCAGCGTTGTGAGGGAgtgaataaccaaagctacgtgTGCGAGTCGGGTCACTGCTGTGGAGAGGCCCAGTGCTGCAGTTACTACTATGAACTGTGGT GGTTCTGGCTAGTATGGGCCATCATCTTCATCTTaagctgctgctgtgtgtgtcaCCACCGTCGCACCAAGCAcagactgcagcagcagcagcggcaacATGAGATCAACCTCATCGCCTACAGAGAGGCTCACAATCTTACCTCCCCTCCATTCTACTTCA GATTTCTACCAAACTACCTTCTCCCAGAGTATGAAGAGGTGATGAATCGCCCTGCTACCCCACCTCCCCCTTATACTGCCTTAAATGGTGGACCCACAGCCTGCACCAACACCGACCAGCAGGAGGAGAACTGCCCGTCCAGACAGGCCACTCCAGCACCTCCCTTATCAGAAACACTGTGCTCTAGAACCAACATTGAAGAGTTCGACAGTTCCACAGTGGGACCGTACCACCTTAAAGATGACAGTAAGGTCCAGACCTTGGAGGACACAACCTGCGTAGAGAAGCAGGACGTAGGCAGGAAAGTTCAGCTGAGGGAGGCTGAGGAAACGGAGCAGAGTGCTGCTGGGAGGCACCGTCGCTTCACTGGGGACTCAGGAAttgaggtgtgtgtatgtgggaaGGGCCTGGAGAACCAGGAGCTGAAGGAACTGGAAGGCCTGTTGACTGAGGAAGGCCAAGACAGTGTGGTGGAAGTCTGTGAGGGTTGTGGCCTCCGTTCATACGAGGACGAGGAGCAGGGGGCAGAGCATGGTGCCTCGCCTCTCTCACAGCCACACCCAGTTTGTCTGTATTTGCATACCATTAATGAACAGGATGGGGCTCTTCAAGGGGATACAGAGTTTCAAAGCTGA
- the as3mt gene encoding arsenite methyltransferase, producing the protein MADTTPAARTEQPGGAIHNDVKEYYGKILQKTSDLKSNACVPSAKPIPAYIRKALEDVHPDVTAKYYGCGLVVPECVEGCRLLDLGCGSGRDCYMLSRLVGRSGHITGVDMTEDQLETARKYVEYHMQRFGYKKPNVNFVQGFIESLREAGLEEKSYDIVISNCVVNLSPDKASVLREAYHVLKDGGELYFSDVYSNARISESLRANKVLWGECLSGAMWWEDLVRLAEEVGFSTPRLVTASVISIGNEELERLLGEYRFVSATYRLFKLPKCSEKKSCLVMYDGNITGSEEKFEFDAQYTFKVNEVIEVDGDVANTLKNSRFSEEFTFHSQTSGACATKPKVMPVDPFQLTELLGSAGVVPSSGGCCGAQESCCK; encoded by the exons ATGGCAGACACCACACCTGCAGCCAG AACGGAGCAGCCAGGTGGAGCCATTCACAACGACGTCAAG GAATATTATGGGAAAATCCTTCAGAAGACTTCAGATCTGAAAAGCAATGCCTGTGTGCCTTCTGCAAAGCCCATCCCTGCCTACATCCGAAAAGCTCTGGAGGATGTTCACCCTGATGTCACAGCGAA ATACTATGGCTGTGGCCTGGTTGTGCCTGAGTGTGTGGAGGGCTGCAGGCTGCTGGATCTGGGATGTGGCAGCGGCAGGGACTGCTACATGCTCAGCCGGCTGGTGGGGAGGAGCGGACACATCACTGGAGTCGACATGACAGAAGATCAG CTGGAGACTGCACGGAAGTATGTTGAATATCACATGCAGAGGTTTGGGTACAAGAAGCCGAATGTGAACTTTGTTCAGGGGTTCATTGAGTCTTTGAGGGAAGCTGGATTGGAAGAGAAGTCTTATGATATTGTAAT CTCGAACTGCGTGGTGAATCTTTCCCCAGACAAGGCGAGCGTTCTGAGAGAAGCCTACCATGTACTGAAG GATGGTGGAGAACTGTACTTCAGTGATGTTTACAGCAATGCCAGAATTTCTGAATCTCTGAGGGCCAATAAAGTGCTGTGGG GTGAGTGTCTGAGTGGAGCGATGTGGTGGGAGGACCTCGTGCGATTGGCTGAAGAGGTCGGGTTCAGCACCCCTCGTCTCGTCACTGCCAGTGTTATTTCTATAGGCAATGAAGAACTGGAGAGACTTCTGG GTGAATACAGGTTTGTTTCTGCCACGTACCGCCTTTTCAAGCTACCTAAATGTTCAGAGAAGAAGAGCTGTCTTGTTATGTATGACGGAAACATCACAGGCTCTGAGGAGAAGTTTGAGTTTGATGCTCAGTACACCTTTAAG GTGAATGAGGTGATTGAGGTGGATGGTGACGTGGCAAACACCCTGAAGAACTCCAGGTTTTCTGAAGAGTTTACATTCCACAGTCAGACATCAGGAGCATGTGCCACCAAACCCAAG